A genomic region of Raphanus sativus cultivar WK10039 chromosome 6, ASM80110v3, whole genome shotgun sequence contains the following coding sequences:
- the LOC108840838 gene encoding uncharacterized protein LOC108840838 yields MHRIHLEDESMTSVEHQRRLNPNLKDVVKKEIMKLLEAGVIYAISDSKWVSHVHVVPKKGGITVVTNEKNELIPTRTVTGHRMCIDFRKLNAATRKDHFPLPFIDQMLERLANHPYYCFLDGYSGFFQIPIHPDDQEKTTFTCPYGTYAYRRMPFGLCNAPATFQRFMMSIFTDLIEDIMEVFMADFSVYGSSFHVCLSNLCRVLKRCEEKHLVLNWEKCHFMVRDGIVLGHKISEKGIEVDKAKIEVMMSLQPPTSVKGIRSFLGHAGFYRRFIQDFSKIARPLTRLLCKEAQFAFDSDCLAAFHTIKGALVSMPPKMRNARAAKSTASPAVRAPPGYPWPNKIEGEPIDLNDPMLLDYNVEGWDKESAGRYNRLLLAEILPTRFAHQETLADLGLDTEVFDTMQAMGLMPLCFQAQVLYPDLVRQVLATCQITYLNPNEPTYVNCFFSFMADGKFCSISLNDLNELLEIADTPRGVSVEKKFKPADTFWDLIASVLPASGDPFLCYSDEHVFLQLPGKIIDVSFNLIKMILVMLYLSGDLLCFPGCDTRLPSVLLGDYPPP; encoded by the exons atgcatagaatacacctggaagatgaatcgatgacttctgtagaacatcagaggaggttaaacccaaatctaaaagatgttgtaaagaaagagataatgaaacttctagaagcaggtgtgatctatgcgatctctgatagtaagtgggttagtcatgtgcatgtagtacctaagaaaggtgggatcactgtggtaaccaatgaaaagaatgaattgatccctacTAGAACAGtcactggtcatcgcatgtgcattgattttcgtaagcttaatgctgcgactcgtaaggatcacttcccacttccttttattgatcaaatgcttgagagattggctaaccacccttactattgctttttagatggttattcaggtttctttcagattcccatccacccagacgatcaggagaagacgacgttcacatgcccttatggaacatatgcatacaggaggatgccattcggcttgtgcaatgctccagcgaccttccaacgcttcatgatgtcgatttttactgatctgattgaagacataatggaggttttcatggccgatttcagcgtctatggaagctcctttcatgtctgtttgtcaaatttgtgcagggtgctgaagcgatgcgaggagaagcatctggtgctgaactgggagaaatgccacttcatggtcagagatgggattgttctgggacacaagatatcagagaaaggcattgaggtggacaaggcaaagatcgaggtcatgatgagtctgcaaccaccaacttcagtgaagggaatcaggagtttcttgggacatgctggtttctataggaggttcatccaggacttctctaagatcgcgagaccactcactcggttgctctgcaaggaagctcagtttgctTTTGACAGTGACTGCCTAGCCGCATttcacacgatcaagggagctctagtcagt atgcctccaaagatgagaAATGCTAGAGCCGCCAAGagcacagcttctccagccgTGAGAGCTCCACCTGGTTACCCATGGCCGAACAAGATTGAGGGCGAACCCATCGACCTCAATGatccgatgctccttgactacaatgttgagggatgggacaaggagtcagCGGGGAGATACAACCGGCTCCTACTAGCGGAAATCTTGCCCACGCGGTTCGCTCACCAGGAGACTCTAGCCGATCtcggccttgacactgaggtgttcgatacgatgcaggctatgggacTCATGCCTCTCTGTTTCCAAGCCCAGGTTCTCTACCCGGATTTGGttaggcaagtgctcgcgacgtgccAGATCACTTATTTGAACCCCAATGAGCCTACATACGTAAACTGCTTCTTCTctttcatggctgatggcaagttctgctcCATCTCCCTCAACGATCTGAACGAGCTACTCGAGATTGCGGACACGCCAAGGGGAGTTTCAGTGGAGaagaagttcaagccggcagacaccttttgggacctCATTGCatccg TCCTTCCTGCGTCCGGTGATCCTTTCCTCTGTTACTCCGACGAACATGTCTTCCTCCAACTTCCTGGTAAGATAATTGACGTCTCTTTTAACCTGATTAAGATGATTCTTGTGATGTTATACTTGTCTGGTGATCTGCTTTGTTTTCCCGGTTGTGATACTCGTCTCCCTTCAGTTCTCCTTGGTGATTATCCTCCACCATAG